In one Lentimicrobium sp. L6 genomic region, the following are encoded:
- the gldE gene encoding gliding motility-associated protein GldE, producing the protein MEQIDDPLPGLFILLNSIFHAPTDFSLYFALLGLFFLLMISALISGSETAFFSLSSSQLEEIYVMDNSKSQRIIKLLNKPKQLLATILIANNFINVAIVILSAYITGMVFNFSGFPILGFIIEVVIVTFLLLLLGEITPKVYANQYNIRFALQVSNPIYIIHNAIKPLSRILAFSTSVVDRRISKKGHDISKSELDDAIELTSGDITYEEEKSMLKGIVKFSDMETSEIMKARVDISAIDLEDEYADILKLLIQSGYSRIPVYKESLDQIKGILYIKDLLPYLNEKPNFEWQELIRPAFFVPENKKINELLQEFRQKKIHLAIVVDEYGGTSGLVTLEDILEEIVGEINDEFDDLESDVDFEKIDDYTYVFEAKTSINDFCKVLKIDDDIFDEVEGDYDTIAGLVLELYGNIPKKGMKVMHHQYTFEVITLDYKRIKKIKVFIEHKEE; encoded by the coding sequence TTGGAACAAATTGACGATCCTTTACCGGGTTTATTTATCCTACTGAATTCTATTTTTCACGCTCCCACGGACTTTAGCCTATATTTTGCCCTACTGGGACTGTTTTTTCTTTTAATGATTTCCGCATTAATTTCGGGTAGCGAAACCGCATTCTTTTCTTTAAGCAGTAGCCAATTAGAAGAAATATATGTGATGGACAACAGCAAAAGTCAAAGAATCATCAAACTTCTAAACAAACCTAAACAATTACTAGCCACCATCTTAATAGCCAATAACTTTATAAATGTGGCCATTGTAATCTTATCTGCCTATATCACTGGTATGGTATTTAATTTTTCTGGCTTTCCAATTCTTGGGTTTATTATTGAAGTGGTCATTGTTACTTTTCTCTTACTTCTATTGGGAGAAATCACACCAAAAGTATACGCCAATCAATACAATATACGATTTGCGCTTCAGGTGTCAAATCCTATCTACATCATTCATAATGCCATAAAACCACTTAGCAGAATATTGGCTTTTAGCACTTCTGTAGTTGACCGAAGAATCTCAAAAAAAGGTCATGACATTAGCAAAAGCGAATTGGATGATGCTATTGAGTTGACAAGTGGTGACATCACCTACGAAGAAGAAAAAAGCATGCTAAAGGGAATTGTAAAATTCTCCGATATGGAAACCTCTGAAATCATGAAAGCGAGAGTTGACATATCTGCCATAGATCTAGAAGATGAATATGCTGACATATTGAAATTACTGATACAATCTGGATATAGTAGAATTCCTGTTTATAAAGAATCACTAGACCAGATTAAAGGCATCCTCTATATTAAAGACCTACTTCCATATTTAAATGAAAAACCTAATTTTGAATGGCAAGAATTGATAAGACCAGCATTCTTCGTTCCTGAAAACAAAAAAATAAACGAATTGCTACAAGAGTTCCGTCAAAAGAAGATCCACCTTGCTATTGTTGTAGACGAATATGGAGGAACTTCAGGCTTAGTAACTTTAGAGGATATTCTAGAAGAAATAGTGGGCGAAATCAATGATGAATTTGATGATTTAGAATCAGATGTAGACTTTGAAAAAATTGATGATTACACTTATGTATTTGAAGCCAAAACTTCTATCAACGATTTTTGTAAAGTATTAAAGATTGACGATGATATTTTTGATGAAGTTGAAGGTGACTACGACACAATAGCTGGGCTTGTTTTGGAGTTATATGGAAACATTCCCAAGAAAGGAATGAAAGTGATGCACCATCAATATACTTTTGAGGTTATTACACTAGATTACAAAAGAATAAAAAAGATTAAAGTATTCATTGAGCATAAGGAGGAATAA
- the deoC gene encoding deoxyribose-phosphate aldolase, with protein MFNTYSYTSEEIQERIQNILNKGKQDFDQQKAYRQILSFIDLTTLEGADTNEKAANLAKQACNYANAEMNIPNVAAVCVYPTLVKVVKENLTDKNIGVASVAGAFPAGMSPIEIKVAEVKYAVTEGADDIDMVLSRGKFLEGKLEEVQKEVKSIKEVCGAAHLKVILETGELKSVENIRKASELSILGGGDFIKTSTGKIPVAATLEAMLVMLDTIKEYYEKTGKKIGIKPAGGISEPEVAIDYYVLVKEILGEDWLNNHLFRIGASRLANKVFDLIK; from the coding sequence ATGTTCAATACCTATTCATATACTTCAGAAGAAATTCAAGAAAGAATTCAGAACATCTTGAATAAAGGAAAACAAGATTTTGATCAACAAAAAGCCTATCGTCAGATATTATCATTTATCGACCTAACTACCTTAGAAGGCGCCGACACCAACGAAAAGGCGGCCAATTTAGCCAAACAGGCATGCAATTATGCCAATGCGGAAATGAACATTCCCAATGTGGCTGCAGTTTGTGTATATCCTACTTTAGTGAAAGTGGTAAAAGAGAACCTTACAGATAAAAATATTGGCGTAGCAAGTGTGGCAGGTGCTTTTCCCGCCGGCATGTCTCCAATCGAAATAAAAGTAGCCGAGGTTAAATATGCCGTTACAGAAGGTGCTGACGATATTGACATGGTGCTTTCAAGAGGTAAATTCTTAGAAGGAAAGCTGGAGGAGGTCCAAAAAGAAGTAAAGTCTATTAAAGAAGTTTGTGGTGCTGCCCATTTAAAAGTAATTCTCGAAACAGGCGAGTTAAAGTCCGTTGAGAATATTAGAAAAGCGAGCGAATTGAGTATTTTAGGTGGTGGTGACTTCATTAAAACCTCCACAGGAAAAATACCAGTAGCTGCCACTTTAGAAGCTATGTTGGTAATGCTCGACACTATAAAAGAGTATTATGAAAAAACTGGCAAGAAAATTGGGATAAAACCTGCTGGTGGTATTTCAGAACCAGAAGTGGCTATCGACTATTACGTATTAGTGAAAGAAATACTTGGAGAAGACTGGTTAAACAATCATTTATTCAGAATCGGAGCTTCTCGTTTAGCCAATAAAGTATTTGATTTAATCAAGTAA
- the scpB gene encoding methylmalonyl-CoA decarboxylase has product MAYILKTIQNQIGIITFNNDAKRNSLNVELLEEFTKAFDEFEEKQLRVVIIRSNKGSKVWSAGLAINELPEPGKDPLPFNHPLEMLMRKIEDFSGPVIAMIEGSVWGGACDLAFSSDILIGTPKSSFAITPAKIGVPYNAAGLIHFLNLVEMNVAKEMFFTAKPISAKRAYNLGILNHLVDVEDLEAFVFKMAEEISLNSPLAISIIKKQLNTLGKSRPMNPVVFEQINDLRNQAYSSEDFLEGRNAFLEKRKPVFKGQ; this is encoded by the coding sequence ATGGCATATATTCTAAAAACAATCCAAAACCAAATAGGAATCATTACATTTAATAATGATGCGAAGCGAAATTCACTGAATGTTGAATTACTTGAAGAATTTACCAAAGCCTTTGATGAATTTGAAGAAAAGCAACTCAGAGTGGTTATCATACGAAGCAATAAAGGCTCTAAAGTTTGGTCGGCTGGACTAGCCATAAATGAGCTTCCTGAGCCCGGAAAAGATCCTCTTCCTTTTAATCATCCCTTAGAGATGCTCATGAGAAAAATTGAAGACTTTTCTGGTCCAGTTATAGCCATGATAGAAGGTTCAGTTTGGGGAGGAGCCTGTGATTTGGCTTTCAGTTCTGATATTCTCATTGGGACTCCAAAATCATCATTTGCTATTACTCCTGCCAAAATTGGAGTACCCTATAATGCAGCCGGACTTATCCATTTCTTAAACCTGGTGGAAATGAATGTAGCCAAAGAAATGTTTTTTACTGCCAAACCCATTAGTGCAAAAAGAGCCTATAATTTAGGCATCCTCAACCATCTAGTTGATGTGGAAGACCTTGAAGCTTTTGTATTTAAAATGGCCGAAGAAATATCACTAAACTCCCCTCTAGCTATCTCTATTATTAAAAAACAATTGAATACCTTGGGAAAATCTCGCCCTATGAATCCTGTTGTATTCGAACAAATTAACGATTTAAGAAACCAAGCCTATAGTAGTGAAGATTTTCTTGAAGGAAGAAATGCTTTTTTAGAAAAAAGAAAACCGGTGTTCAAAGGTCAATAG
- a CDS encoding T9SS type A sorting domain-containing protein, giving the protein MKNLQNYIILFLVFSFSQLNAQSGLSEAEDFSVKDVTGEMHFLSSYLEQGKIVVLPFFTTTCGSCNIYTPEIVLSHQDFGCNQGDVFFLGINWGANNIGVTDFISAHAVGYPCASGTQGTGNEVNELYEIASHITCLVIMPDGEIAGQFYGPNAFPTRDSLNSLLLSLGAELYDCSVGTSELNNQRNRIEISPNPVNQHTNLYLEVEFSGSFKIELLNISGQILNSFPIYLDSHQQIIKLNLEAYSEGLYFIQIRHKSQIIASEKLVKI; this is encoded by the coding sequence ATGAAGAATCTTCAAAACTATATCATCCTCTTTTTGGTTTTTAGCTTTTCTCAGCTAAATGCTCAATCTGGCTTAAGTGAAGCTGAAGATTTTTCGGTGAAAGATGTAACGGGAGAAATGCATTTTCTAAGTTCCTATTTGGAACAAGGGAAAATTGTAGTTCTTCCATTTTTCACCACCACCTGCGGCTCATGCAATATTTATACTCCTGAAATAGTATTATCTCACCAAGATTTCGGTTGTAATCAAGGCGATGTTTTTTTCCTTGGAATCAACTGGGGAGCAAATAATATTGGTGTCACTGATTTTATTTCAGCTCATGCCGTTGGATACCCTTGTGCAAGTGGAACTCAGGGGACAGGGAATGAAGTAAATGAGCTTTATGAGATAGCTTCTCATATTACTTGTTTAGTGATTATGCCCGATGGAGAAATTGCAGGTCAATTTTACGGTCCCAATGCTTTTCCAACTCGCGATTCTCTCAATTCACTTTTACTTAGCTTAGGAGCTGAATTGTATGACTGCAGTGTTGGAACATCAGAATTAAACAACCAAAGAAACAGGATAGAAATAAGCCCAAATCCTGTGAATCAGCATACAAATCTATATTTAGAGGTAGAATTCTCAGGGTCTTTCAAAATAGAATTACTCAATATTAGTGGCCAAATTTTAAATTCCTTCCCCATATATCTTGATTCGCATCAACAAATCATTAAATTAAACCTTGAAGCCTATTCGGAAGGCTTATATTTCATTCAGATAAGGCATAAAAGCCAAATCATTGCTTCCGAAAAGCTTGTAAAAATTTAA
- a CDS encoding ATP-binding protein, giving the protein MKIPFVYGKLALFSDFTDRETELERLVNNFKSGVNTMLISPRRWGKSSLVVKAADRVIAKNKKVKVCFIDVFEVRTEAQFYQVLAEAVMKVTTSRIDEIGGYLQRFMSKLLPKISFSPDNMQEICLAFDWKDLQKHPSEVLDLAEKMAIEKKIEIVLCFDEFQNIAAFEHPLAFQKKLRSHWQKHQKVSYCLYGSKRHMMMDIFTSPSMPFYKFGDVFFLEKIKEDKWVPFIQSKFLESKKKIHEKDARLIAQLVENHPYYVQQLAQLTWLRTINTCKSPSIHDAHDTLMLQLSLLFQNITDSLSIMQVHFLKALVNGETRLSSKKILDTYDLGSSANISQLKKALANREIIDIVTNEVNFTDPVYKAWLKKYYFKIK; this is encoded by the coding sequence ATGAAAATTCCTTTTGTATATGGTAAGTTAGCACTTTTTTCTGATTTCACTGACAGAGAAACGGAATTAGAAAGGCTTGTAAATAACTTTAAATCAGGCGTTAATACTATGCTTATTTCTCCTAGGCGATGGGGTAAGTCTTCTTTGGTGGTGAAGGCTGCAGATCGAGTTATTGCTAAAAACAAAAAAGTAAAGGTTTGTTTTATTGATGTGTTTGAGGTAAGAACTGAAGCTCAGTTTTATCAAGTTTTGGCAGAGGCCGTTATGAAGGTGACTACATCTAGAATTGATGAAATAGGGGGGTATTTGCAAAGATTCATGTCGAAACTACTTCCTAAAATTAGTTTCAGTCCGGATAATATGCAAGAAATATGCCTAGCATTCGATTGGAAAGATTTGCAAAAACATCCGTCAGAAGTTTTAGATCTAGCCGAAAAAATGGCCATTGAAAAGAAAATAGAAATAGTTTTGTGTTTTGATGAATTCCAAAATATAGCTGCTTTTGAACATCCTTTAGCATTTCAGAAGAAACTACGCTCTCATTGGCAAAAACATCAAAAAGTGAGTTATTGCTTATATGGTTCTAAGCGACATATGATGATGGATATATTTACTTCTCCCTCAATGCCATTTTATAAGTTTGGAGATGTCTTTTTTTTAGAAAAGATAAAAGAAGATAAATGGGTGCCTTTTATTCAAAGTAAATTTTTAGAAAGCAAAAAAAAGATACATGAAAAAGATGCTCGACTAATAGCACAATTAGTAGAGAACCATCCATACTATGTACAGCAATTGGCACAACTGACTTGGCTAAGAACCATAAACACCTGTAAATCTCCATCTATACACGATGCTCATGATACCTTGATGCTTCAATTATCGCTATTGTTTCAAAATATCACGGATTCATTGTCAATAATGCAGGTTCATTTTCTGAAGGCTTTGGTAAACGGAGAAACAAGATTAAGTTCAAAAAAAATTTTGGACACTTATGATTTAGGTTCCTCAGCAAATATCTCACAGCTTAAAAAAGCCTTAGCAAATCGTGAAATCATTGATATTGTTACAAACGAAGTGAATTTTACTGATCCCGTTTATAAAGCTTGGTTAAAGAAATATTATTTTAAAATAAAATAG
- a CDS encoding bifunctional 2-polyprenyl-6-hydroxyphenol methylase/3-demethylubiquinol 3-O-methyltransferase UbiG, with translation MAFDFHTKKAVYFNQQFEHSRDYIIPFVEEFLGEKKPLSICEVGSAEAGVLKAFTEIGHHAVGIELSSGRVKLAKEFMAEEISQNKVRFFNKDIHDITKEELGQGFDLIILKDVIEHVHDQEKMLKQLASLLNENGIIFIGMPPWCMPFGGHQQMLQNKWLSKLPYYHILPRPIYKTMLKMGDKRQGVVDGLLEVKDTQISINRFYRISKKAQLKVLKKQFYLINPNYKYKFGLQARKQSAIISGIPYLRDFLTTTAYFVLGK, from the coding sequence ATGGCCTTCGATTTCCATACCAAGAAAGCAGTTTATTTCAATCAGCAATTTGAGCACAGTAGAGATTATATCATTCCTTTTGTGGAGGAGTTTCTTGGAGAAAAGAAACCATTAAGCATTTGTGAAGTAGGTTCTGCGGAGGCTGGCGTGTTAAAGGCTTTTACTGAAATTGGACATCATGCCGTAGGTATAGAATTAAGTAGTGGACGAGTAAAACTAGCCAAAGAGTTTATGGCTGAGGAAATTTCTCAAAATAAAGTACGATTCTTCAATAAAGACATTCATGATATCACCAAAGAAGAATTGGGACAAGGTTTTGATTTAATTATTCTCAAAGATGTGATAGAACATGTTCATGATCAGGAGAAAATGCTAAAGCAGTTGGCTTCATTGTTAAATGAAAATGGAATTATTTTTATAGGAATGCCACCTTGGTGTATGCCTTTTGGTGGTCACCAGCAGATGTTACAAAACAAGTGGCTTTCAAAACTCCCTTACTATCATATCTTACCACGGCCAATATACAAAACCATGTTAAAGATGGGTGATAAAAGACAAGGAGTTGTTGACGGATTACTAGAAGTGAAAGATACCCAGATAAGCATCAACAGATTTTATAGAATTTCAAAAAAAGCCCAACTCAAAGTACTCAAAAAACAGTTTTACCTGATCAACCCCAATTATAAATATAAATTTGGTCTACAGGCTCGAAAACAATCTGCTATAATATCTGGCATCCCCTATTTACGTGATTTCTTAACTACCACAGCCTACTTTGTACTAGGCAAATAG
- the leuS gene encoding leucine--tRNA ligase produces MEYNFNEIEKKWQAYWAEHKTFKAEIKKDKPKFYVLDMFPYPSGAGLHVGHPLGYIASDIYSRYKRNKGFNVLHPMGYDAYGLPAEQYAIQTGTHPAVTTEKNIARYRQQLDQIGFSFDWDREVRTSDPQYYKWTQWTFIQLFHSYFNNETNKADKIETLVAKFEAEGNNNVNAATSQEEIFTAEDWKAKSEFEQQELLMNYRLAYLANTTVNWCPALGTVLANDEVKEGLSERGGHPVEKRMMKQWLLRITAYSQRLLDGLNTIDWSDSLKETQRNWIGRSEGASVDFEVKGVEEKIEVFTTRPDTLFGATYMVLAPEHELVSQITTDEQKAEVEEYVTWAKNRSERERMSEVKTVSGKFTGGYGINPLTGQEIPIWVADYVLMGYGTGAIMAVPAHDTRDFAFAKHFELPIVQVVSQEGEEPTDPATWEDSYDSKDGISINSGFLTGMKTKKAIKAAIHKVKEMGIGEGTINYRLRDAIFSRQRYWGEPFPVYYKDGMPQTLNEDQLPLELPEVDKYLPTESGEPPLARATNWKTEEGYQLETNTMPGFAGSSAYYYRYMDPNNQNEYFSKEAIDYWQNVDLYLGGDEHATGHLLYSRFWGMFLFDLGLTVKAEPFQKLINQGKIQGRSSFVYRVNGTNKYVSFGLRKEYQTTRLHVDISFVNNDVLDTEAFKAWRAEYADAEFILEDGKYVCGWEVEKMSKSKYNVQNPDDLIEKYGADTFRLYEMFLGPLESHKPWDTNGIEGVFRFMRKFWRLFHNEQNEFEVSDAEPTKAELKILHQTIKKVADDIERFSFNTTVSQFMICTNELTDLKCNKKAILEPLTILIASYAPHIAEELWQNFGHQESISEAEYPTFVAEHVAENNFSYPVSFNGKMRFKMELAVTMNPKQVEEAVLNSPEAEKWLQGKAPKKVIVVPKRIVNIVI; encoded by the coding sequence ATGGAGTATAACTTTAACGAAATAGAAAAAAAGTGGCAAGCCTATTGGGCAGAACACAAGACTTTTAAAGCAGAAATAAAAAAAGACAAGCCTAAGTTTTATGTCTTAGATATGTTTCCTTATCCTTCTGGTGCTGGACTACATGTGGGCCATCCTCTAGGATATATTGCCTCTGATATTTATTCTCGTTATAAAAGAAACAAAGGTTTCAATGTTTTGCATCCAATGGGATATGATGCTTATGGTCTTCCTGCTGAGCAATATGCCATTCAAACAGGAACACATCCTGCTGTTACTACAGAAAAGAATATTGCTCGTTATCGTCAGCAGTTAGACCAAATTGGTTTTTCTTTCGATTGGGATAGGGAAGTAAGAACATCCGACCCACAATATTACAAATGGACACAATGGACTTTCATTCAATTATTCCATTCCTATTTTAATAATGAGACCAATAAGGCTGATAAAATTGAAACTCTGGTTGCGAAATTTGAAGCTGAAGGAAATAACAATGTAAATGCAGCCACTTCTCAAGAAGAGATTTTTACTGCTGAAGATTGGAAAGCAAAATCAGAATTTGAGCAGCAAGAATTATTGATGAATTATCGTTTGGCTTATTTGGCCAATACAACTGTGAATTGGTGTCCAGCTTTAGGTACCGTACTTGCTAATGATGAAGTAAAAGAAGGATTATCAGAAAGAGGAGGTCATCCAGTTGAGAAACGAATGATGAAACAGTGGTTGCTACGAATTACTGCTTATTCTCAACGTTTGCTAGATGGTTTAAATACCATCGATTGGAGTGATTCTTTAAAAGAAACGCAACGCAACTGGATTGGTCGTTCCGAAGGAGCTTCTGTAGATTTTGAAGTAAAGGGAGTTGAGGAGAAGATAGAAGTATTTACTACTCGTCCTGATACTCTATTTGGAGCAACTTATATGGTTTTAGCTCCTGAACACGAATTGGTATCTCAAATCACCACTGATGAGCAAAAAGCAGAAGTAGAAGAATATGTGACCTGGGCTAAAAATCGTTCTGAAAGAGAGCGTATGTCAGAAGTAAAAACCGTAAGCGGGAAATTCACTGGTGGTTACGGAATCAATCCTCTAACAGGGCAAGAAATTCCAATTTGGGTAGCTGATTATGTATTGATGGGTTATGGAACGGGTGCTATTATGGCGGTTCCTGCACACGATACTCGCGATTTTGCTTTTGCTAAACATTTTGAATTACCTATTGTTCAAGTGGTGAGCCAAGAAGGAGAAGAACCAACTGACCCAGCAACTTGGGAAGATTCTTACGATTCTAAAGATGGAATTTCTATCAATTCTGGTTTCTTAACCGGAATGAAAACGAAAAAAGCCATTAAAGCTGCCATCCATAAAGTAAAAGAAATGGGAATTGGCGAAGGCACCATCAATTACAGATTGCGTGATGCTATTTTTAGTCGTCAAAGATATTGGGGAGAACCATTCCCAGTTTATTATAAAGATGGAATGCCTCAAACCTTAAATGAGGACCAACTTCCATTAGAATTACCAGAAGTAGATAAATATCTTCCTACAGAAAGCGGTGAGCCACCATTGGCCCGAGCTACCAATTGGAAAACTGAGGAGGGTTATCAGTTAGAGACCAATACTATGCCTGGTTTTGCTGGTTCTAGTGCCTACTATTATCGCTATATGGATCCTAATAATCAGAATGAGTATTTCTCAAAAGAAGCTATCGATTATTGGCAAAATGTAGATTTATATCTAGGTGGTGATGAGCATGCAACTGGACACTTATTATATTCTCGTTTCTGGGGAATGTTTCTTTTCGATTTAGGTTTAACTGTAAAAGCTGAGCCTTTCCAGAAATTGATTAATCAAGGGAAAATTCAAGGACGTTCAAGCTTTGTGTATAGAGTGAATGGTACCAATAAGTATGTCAGCTTTGGATTAAGAAAAGAATACCAAACTACTCGTTTACATGTAGATATCAGTTTTGTAAATAATGATGTGTTAGATACAGAGGCTTTCAAAGCATGGAGAGCAGAGTATGCCGATGCAGAATTTATTTTAGAGGATGGTAAATATGTTTGTGGTTGGGAAGTTGAGAAAATGTCCAAGTCCAAATATAATGTTCAGAATCCTGATGATTTAATTGAGAAGTATGGCGCTGATACTTTCCGTTTATATGAAATGTTCCTCGGGCCTCTAGAGAGTCATAAACCTTGGGATACCAATGGGATTGAAGGTGTCTTCCGCTTTATGCGTAAGTTCTGGAGATTATTCCACAATGAGCAAAACGAGTTTGAGGTGAGTGATGCTGAGCCAACCAAAGCTGAGTTGAAAATCCTTCACCAAACCATTAAGAAAGTAGCCGACGATATTGAGCGTTTCTCGTTTAATACCACAGTGAGTCAGTTTATGATTTGTACCAATGAGCTTACAGATTTAAAATGCAATAAGAAGGCTATTCTTGAACCACTTACCATTTTAATTGCAAGTTATGCGCCTCATATTGCTGAGGAATTATGGCAGAATTTTGGTCATCAAGAAAGTATTTCAGAAGCGGAATATCCAACATTTGTTGCAGAACATGTAGCTGAAAATAATTTCTCTTACCCTGTTTCCTTTAACGGAAAAATGAGATTTAAAATGGAATTAGCAGTGACCATGAACCCAAAACAAGTGGAGGAGGCTGTGTTAAATAGCCCAGAAGCTGAAAAGTGGTTACAAGGAAAAGCTCCTAAGAAAGTGATTGTGGTGCCTAAGCGTATTGTGAACATTGTGATTTAA
- the gldD gene encoding gliding motility lipoprotein GldD: protein MKAFGNIIIGLVIILVFSNCQNDYQPKPRGYFRIELPANKYQRFQATNYPYSFDVSTYANIIPPRIDPEKYWINISYPKFKAKLHISYKPIINNLDTLLNDVHKMMNKHIPKANAINEQMYLNPELDVYGITYQILGSEAASPYQFYLTDSTSHFLRGALYFNFSPNNDSLKPVIEFIEKDMARLIESFEWNR from the coding sequence TTGAAAGCATTTGGAAATATTATTATCGGATTGGTTATTATACTCGTATTCTCGAATTGCCAAAACGACTACCAGCCTAAACCTAGGGGATATTTCAGAATAGAGTTACCTGCCAATAAATATCAAAGATTTCAGGCTACTAACTATCCCTATAGCTTCGATGTTTCTACCTATGCCAATATTATTCCGCCAAGAATTGATCCTGAAAAATATTGGATCAATATCAGTTACCCAAAGTTCAAAGCAAAATTACATATCAGTTACAAACCCATCATTAATAATCTGGATACTCTTTTAAATGATGTTCATAAAATGATGAATAAACATATTCCTAAAGCCAATGCCATTAATGAACAAATGTATTTGAACCCGGAATTAGATGTTTATGGAATCACCTATCAAATATTAGGTTCGGAAGCCGCCTCCCCCTATCAATTCTATTTAACAGATAGCACCTCCCATTTTCTTAGAGGAGCGCTATACTTTAACTTCTCCCCCAATAACGACTCATTAAAACCTGTTATCGAATTCATTGAAAAAGATATGGCGAGACTTATTGAGAGCTTTGAGTGGAATAGGTAG